Proteins from a genomic interval of Papaver somniferum cultivar HN1 chromosome 4, ASM357369v1, whole genome shotgun sequence:
- the LOC113272868 gene encoding uncharacterized protein LOC113272868: protein MELIDLNEMPVINGGDDRRIWTYTISGDFTVASAVEAIREKFPKLQLIAQVWHPSVHPNTASNVRKIKSPMWNNTYDLQVLRSLGMKRRKVKGVRIKEIFFQLPPPNQILMCCDGDLKGNPGISGYGFIGITSSCEFLIVVAGGLGVSTNFFAEVLAILNAGEWAVSKVFQGVCFRTDSSVAISALQNNKIPCFVVNRWQKICASLTSWCIIHSYREVNFSADKLAKKGSNLARGETRIFDSRP from the exons ATGgagttgattgatcttaatgaaATGCCAGTTATAAATGGAGGAGATGATAGAAGAATTTGGACATATACCATTTCAGGTGATTTTACAGTGGCATCAGCAGTAGAAGCTATAAGAGAGAAATTCCCTAAACTGCAATTGATAGCACAGGTATGGCATCCCTCAGTTCATCCTAATACTGCAAGCAATGTCCGGAA GATAAAATCTCCTATGTGGAACAATACTTATGATCTACAAGTTTTAAGATCCCTTGGAATGAAACGCAGGAAAGTAAAAGGAGTAAGAATTAAAGAAATCTTCTTCCAACTTCCTCCTCCAAATCAGATACTGATGTGCTGTGATGGGGACTTAAAAGGAAATCCAGGAATTTCAGGATATGGCTTCATTGGTATAACAAGTTCTTGTGAATTCTTAATTGTTGTTGCTGGTGGATTGGGTGTTTCAACAAATTTTTTCGCAGAAGTTTTAGCTATCTTGAATGCAGGAGAATGGGCAGTTAGCAAGGTATTTCAAGGAGTATGTTTTAGAACAGATTCTTCTGTTGCAATCTCAGCTTTACAGAACAACAAAATTCCCTGTTTTGTAGTGAATAGATGGCAGAAAATATGTGCAAGTCTTACATCCTGGTGCATCATCCATAGTTACAGAGAAGTGAACTTCTCAGCAGACAAGCTAGCAAAAAAGGGTTCCAACCTAGCAAGAGGTGAAACAAGAATATTTGATTCAAGGCCATAA